One segment of Calditrichota bacterium DNA contains the following:
- a CDS encoding DUF4162 domain-containing protein, with amino-acid sequence VAFMHQGRITAQGAPAELAKLARTKLLEVRCSHPLEAARLVQGLPSILNVHAFGDHLRVGTREPTRARQAIAKKLQASGVAVDSIAEASPTIEDVFVELMRT; translated from the coding sequence GTGGCGTTCATGCATCAGGGGCGAATCACCGCGCAAGGGGCCCCCGCTGAGCTTGCGAAGTTAGCGCGCACGAAACTGCTCGAGGTACGCTGTTCGCATCCCTTGGAGGCGGCGCGCCTCGTGCAGGGCCTCCCCTCGATTCTCAACGTGCATGCGTTTGGCGACCACCTCCGTGTGGGCACAAGAGAGCCCACCCGTGCCCGGCAAGCGATCGCCAAGAAGCTCCAGGCAAGCGGTGTTGCCGTCGACTCGATCGCTGAAGCCTCCCCCACCATCGAAGACGTGTTTGTGGAGCTGATGCGCACGTGA